One segment of Curtobacterium poinsettiae DNA contains the following:
- a CDS encoding nucleotide exchange factor GrpE has translation MTDPKDNVPEESEPQVEGDATNAQEPEDLIEAEGPDVEVPTDGPAAGGPAADAANDLSPEDEALLADAARGIAEDKLSTEDRDLVAEMRADMLRAQAELVNFRKRVERDREANREVAIAEVVRALLPALDDLTRAEAHGDLAEGPMQVIGQKIRGGFEKFKLVQIGEKGEAFDPNIHEAIVQLPTPGATGQTVADVVEPGYKLGERVLRAAKVAVAVPA, from the coding sequence ATGACGGATCCCAAGGACAACGTGCCCGAGGAGAGCGAGCCCCAGGTCGAGGGCGACGCCACCAACGCGCAGGAGCCCGAGGACCTCATCGAGGCGGAGGGGCCCGACGTCGAAGTGCCGACGGACGGCCCCGCCGCCGGGGGCCCGGCTGCGGACGCGGCGAACGACCTCTCCCCGGAGGACGAGGCCCTGCTCGCCGACGCCGCCCGCGGCATCGCCGAGGACAAGCTGAGCACCGAGGACCGCGACCTGGTCGCCGAGATGCGTGCGGACATGCTCCGTGCGCAGGCCGAGCTGGTGAACTTCCGGAAGCGCGTCGAGCGTGACCGCGAGGCGAACCGCGAGGTCGCCATCGCCGAGGTCGTCCGGGCACTGCTCCCCGCGCTCGACGACCTCACCCGTGCCGAGGCTCACGGTGACCTCGCCGAGGGTCCGATGCAGGTCATCGGCCAGAAGATCCGCGGGGGCTTCGAGAAGTTCAAGCTCGTGCAGATCGGCGAGAAGGGCGAGGCGTTCGACCCGAACATCCACGAGGCGATCGTCCAGCTCCCCACACCGGGCGCCACCGGACAGACCGTCGCGGACGTCGTCGAGCCGGGCTACAAGCTCGGTGAGCGCGTGCTCCGCGCGGCCAAGGTCGCGGTGGCGGTCCCGGCCTGA
- a CDS encoding DnaJ C-terminal domain-containing protein, producing MASQDWFDKDFYKVLGVSKDASDAELKKTYRKLARQFHPDSNPGDAAAENRFKEISEAYSVLSDKEQRQEYDQVRAMGSGARFTAGGGGQGGFEDVFGGMFGQQGGGGQRVRFGQGGAGGAGGFEDILGGMFGGGGGFGQTSGGYRGFGGPTKGRDVTASTTLDFTTAIAGDTVKLSQGNGRPVNVRIPAGVADGQKIRLRGRGEPSPDGGESGDLVVQVSVRKHPVFERDGLNLRVDVPVTFTEAALGATIEVPTLGGSPVKLKVAPGTPSGRVLRVKGRGVTTKNGTGDLLATVQVAVPSHLSDKQREAVEALAAALPDENPREDLLAKARD from the coding sequence ATGGCCAGTCAGGATTGGTTCGACAAGGACTTCTACAAGGTCCTCGGCGTGTCCAAGGACGCCTCCGACGCCGAGCTGAAGAAGACGTACCGGAAGCTCGCGCGGCAGTTCCACCCGGACTCCAACCCGGGTGACGCCGCCGCCGAGAACCGATTCAAGGAGATCAGTGAGGCGTACTCGGTGCTCTCCGACAAGGAGCAGCGTCAGGAGTACGACCAGGTCCGTGCCATGGGGTCCGGCGCTCGCTTCACCGCGGGTGGCGGAGGCCAAGGCGGGTTCGAGGACGTCTTCGGCGGGATGTTCGGGCAGCAGGGCGGCGGTGGACAGCGCGTCCGCTTCGGCCAGGGTGGCGCGGGCGGTGCCGGGGGGTTCGAGGACATCCTCGGCGGGATGTTCGGCGGCGGCGGTGGCTTCGGTCAGACCTCCGGCGGCTACCGCGGCTTCGGCGGGCCGACGAAGGGTCGTGACGTCACGGCGTCGACGACACTCGACTTCACGACGGCCATCGCCGGTGACACCGTCAAGCTGTCGCAGGGCAACGGCCGGCCGGTGAACGTCCGGATCCCCGCGGGGGTCGCGGACGGGCAGAAGATCCGATTGCGCGGGCGCGGCGAACCCTCGCCCGACGGCGGGGAGTCCGGTGACCTCGTGGTCCAGGTGTCGGTGCGCAAGCACCCGGTCTTCGAGCGCGACGGGCTCAACCTGCGCGTGGACGTCCCCGTGACGTTCACCGAGGCGGCGCTCGGCGCGACGATCGAGGTGCCGACGCTCGGTGGTTCGCCCGTGAAGCTCAAGGTCGCTCCCGGCACGCCGTCGGGTCGCGTCCTGCGCGTCAAGGGCCGCGGCGTCACGACCAAGAACGGCACGGGTGACCTGCTCGCGACCGTCCAGGTCGCGGTGCCGTCCCACCTGTCGGACAAGCAGCGCGAGGCCGTCGAGGCGCTCGCGGCCGCTCTGCCCGACGAGAACCCTCGCGAGGACCTCCTCGCGAAAGCGCGTGACTAG
- a CDS encoding heat shock protein transcriptional repressor HspR: MDENSPVFAIAVAAELAEMHPQTLRQYDRLGLVVPGRTRGGSRRYSMRNVAQLREIARLGSEGVSLEGIRRVLDLENENKELRDRVRELESALADQLINRPGARVFAATTTGAAVSLRAGARPQRNTQIVLYRGPR; the protein is encoded by the coding sequence ATGGACGAGAACTCGCCCGTCTTCGCGATCGCGGTGGCGGCGGAGCTCGCCGAGATGCACCCGCAGACGCTGCGCCAGTACGACCGGCTCGGCCTGGTCGTGCCGGGGCGCACCCGTGGTGGGTCCCGCCGCTACTCCATGCGCAACGTCGCGCAGCTGCGCGAGATCGCGCGCCTCGGCTCCGAGGGGGTGTCGCTGGAGGGGATCCGGCGGGTGCTCGACCTGGAGAACGAGAACAAGGAACTCCGCGACCGGGTGCGCGAGCTCGAGTCGGCGTTGGCCGACCAGCTCATCAACCGTCCCGGTGCGCGCGTGTTCGCGGCGACGACGACGGGGGCTGCGGTGTCGCTGCGCGCCGGCGCACGACCCCAGCGGAACACGCAGATCGTCCTCTACCGCGGGCCGCGCTGA